From Chitinophagales bacterium, the proteins below share one genomic window:
- the glmS gene encoding glutamine--fructose-6-phosphate transaminase (isomerizing), which yields MCGIVGYIGNKQAFPILIKGLHRLEYRGYDSAGVALLNNSLHVYKKAGKVSALEEFVADKDTNGTIGIGHTRWATHGEPNDVNAHPHFSETKSLAIIHNGIIENYATLKEELLLRGHHFESDTDTEVLIHLIEDIMVNEVQDLPEAVRIALNEVVGAYAIVILAKNNPDMLVAARKGSPLVIGIGVHEYFVASDATPIVEFTKNVVYLNDEEIAVLNRNSDLTIKTIGNKVKTPYIEELELKLEMLEKGGYDHFMLKEIYEQPNSIRDSLRGRLNTYTGKIKLGGFAEYEEKLSHAKGLTMIACGTSWHAAIVAEYLFEDLARIPVEVEYASEFRYRNPIVTPDDIVIAISQSGETADTLAAIQLAKSKGATVFGICNVVGSSISRAVDAGSYTHAGPEIGVASTKAFTAQVTVLSMLALYTARKRGTITQSRYHQLINELDSIPEKVKQVLKTNEQIKYIADFFKDTRNFLYLGRGYNFPVGLEGALKLKEISYIHAEGYPAAEMKHGPIALIDDEMPVVVLATKGGPYDKILSNIQEVKARKGRIIAIVTEGDKIIRDLAEFVIEIPETEESLTPLLSVIPLQLLAYHIAVLRGCNVDQPRNLAKSVTVE from the coding sequence ATGTGTGGAATCGTCGGTTACATAGGTAATAAGCAGGCTTTCCCCATTCTTATCAAAGGCCTTCACCGGCTTGAATACAGGGGCTACGACAGTGCCGGAGTTGCCTTGCTCAACAACTCGCTCCATGTCTATAAAAAAGCGGGTAAGGTGAGCGCACTGGAAGAGTTTGTGGCCGATAAAGACACCAACGGCACCATTGGCATCGGCCATACCAGATGGGCTACCCATGGTGAACCCAATGATGTAAATGCCCATCCGCATTTCTCTGAAACAAAAAGCCTGGCCATTATTCACAATGGGATTATTGAAAATTATGCTACGCTGAAAGAAGAGCTGTTGCTGCGCGGTCATCATTTTGAATCCGATACAGATACGGAAGTCTTGATTCACCTGATAGAAGACATTATGGTGAATGAAGTGCAGGACTTGCCGGAAGCAGTGCGCATAGCACTGAATGAAGTTGTGGGGGCTTATGCCATCGTTATCCTGGCAAAAAATAATCCGGATATGCTGGTGGCAGCCAGAAAAGGCAGTCCTCTTGTAATCGGCATTGGCGTGCATGAATACTTTGTGGCATCAGATGCAACACCGATAGTGGAGTTTACCAAAAACGTGGTGTACCTCAATGATGAGGAGATTGCCGTACTGAACCGCAATAGCGACCTCACCATTAAAACAATCGGCAACAAGGTGAAGACGCCATACATCGAGGAACTGGAGCTGAAGCTGGAGATGCTGGAGAAAGGCGGCTATGATCATTTCATGTTGAAGGAAATCTATGAACAGCCCAATTCCATCCGCGACAGCCTGCGCGGCAGGTTGAATACCTATACGGGAAAAATTAAACTTGGCGGCTTCGCGGAGTATGAGGAAAAGCTGTCGCATGCCAAGGGGCTTACCATGATTGCCTGCGGCACATCGTGGCATGCAGCTATTGTAGCGGAGTATTTGTTTGAAGACCTGGCAAGAATACCTGTTGAGGTGGAATATGCTTCTGAGTTCCGCTACCGTAATCCCATCGTTACACCCGACGATATCGTAATCGCGATTTCACAATCAGGCGAAACGGCGGATACACTGGCCGCTATTCAGTTGGCTAAATCGAAGGGAGCTACTGTTTTTGGAATATGCAACGTGGTGGGATCTTCCATTTCCCGGGCCGTGGATGCAGGATCCTATACGCATGCGGGCCCTGAAATAGGAGTGGCTTCCACGAAAGCGTTTACCGCACAGGTAACCGTGTTGAGTATGCTGGCGTTATATACGGCACGCAAGCGCGGAACTATTACACAATCAAGGTATCATCAGCTGATCAATGAACTGGATTCTATTCCTGAAAAGGTAAAACAGGTTTTGAAAACGAATGAACAGATCAAATACATCGCTGACTTTTTTAAAGATACCCGCAACTTTTTATATCTCGGGCGTGGCTATAACTTCCCGGTAGGACTGGAAGGCGCCTTAAAGCTGAAGGAAATTTCTTACATCCATGCAGAAGGTTATCCGGCAGCCGAAATGAAACACGGCCCGATTGCACTCATTGATGATGAAATGCCGGTGGTGGTCTTAGCCACTAAAGGCGGTCCGTATGATAAAATCCTGAGCAACATACAGGAAGTGAAGGCGCGCAAAGGACGTATCATCGCTATTGTAACAGAAGGTGATAAAATCATCCGTGACCTCGCTGAGTTCGTGATAGAAATTCCGGAGACCGAAGAATCGCTGACTCCCCTGCTGTCGGTAATTCCGTTGCAGCTACTGGCTTACCATATCGCCGTTTTGCGCGGCTGCAATGTAGACCAGCCACGCAACCTTGCCAAAAGCGTAACAGTGGAGTAA
- the panC gene encoding pantoate--beta-alanine ligase yields MIQFKTTAISEYLTLAKSAGKSIGFVPTMGALHAGHLSLITRAKAENDLVVCSIFVNPAQFNDPKDLEKYPRPIETDIEQLINSGCDILFLPDVTDVYPDGPGQLIQYDLGHLESFLEGASRPGHFNGVANVVDRFLTIVQPDRLYLGQKDFQQVKVIERLCDVRGYATHIIICPTFREENGLAMSSRNIRLTPQQRDAASIIYQTLVFATENYRAYTPESLKQASVSRMQDMPDTDVDYFEFCDSRSFRIVNDWNNAQHIVAVTAVLIGNVRLLDNMMLQ; encoded by the coding sequence GTGATTCAGTTTAAGACAACGGCTATCTCCGAATATCTGACTTTAGCAAAATCAGCGGGTAAATCAATTGGATTTGTACCTACGATGGGAGCCCTTCATGCCGGTCACCTGTCGCTGATAACACGGGCCAAAGCGGAAAACGACCTGGTAGTATGCAGCATCTTCGTCAATCCCGCGCAGTTTAATGATCCAAAAGACCTTGAAAAATATCCCCGCCCGATTGAAACCGACATTGAGCAGCTTATTAATTCCGGCTGTGACATCCTGTTTCTGCCAGATGTAACCGATGTTTATCCGGATGGCCCCGGCCAACTGATACAATATGACCTTGGCCACCTGGAATCGTTTCTTGAAGGGGCCTCGCGACCCGGACATTTCAATGGGGTGGCCAATGTGGTTGACCGCTTTCTGACAATCGTGCAGCCCGACCGATTGTATCTCGGCCAAAAGGACTTTCAGCAGGTTAAGGTGATTGAGCGGTTGTGCGATGTAAGAGGCTATGCCACGCATATCATCATCTGCCCGACCTTCCGGGAAGAAAACGGGCTGGCCATGAGTTCAAGAAATATCCGGCTCACTCCACAGCAGCGTGATGCAGCATCCATTATCTATCAGACTTTGGTATTTGCTACTGAAAACTACAGGGCCTACACACCGGAATCATTAAAGCAGGCATCGGTCAGCCGCATGCAAGACATGCCAGATACCGATGTAGATTATTTTGAATTCTGTGACAGCCGTTCCTTCCGTATTGTCAACGACTGGAACAATGCACAACATATTGTGGCCGTGACTGCGGTTTTAATCGGCAATGTTCGTTTGCTTGATAATATGATGCTGCAGTAA
- a CDS encoding glycogen/starch synthase, translating into MTKKRVLIITQEMKPYLVLSEMARITNQLPVHLLNQGMEVRVLMPRFGSINERRHRLHEVVRLSGMNIIIDDDDFPLIIKVASLPGARLQVYFLDNEDFFKRKYDFTDEHHKFYDDNAERMIFFCKGALETVKKWGWPPDIIHCHGWMTSLVPMYIKTVYKKEPVFHNSKVVYSVYDNPFEGSLGKSFNTKALIHKDIKETDFDFYKKGDFTGLNKGGIAHADAIILGDQKIDKTLKTFMKAQKNKPVMEFMNGESFPAAYQEFYASLTKK; encoded by the coding sequence ATGACTAAAAAAAGAGTACTGATCATCACGCAGGAAATGAAACCATACCTGGTGTTATCAGAGATGGCCCGCATTACAAACCAGTTACCTGTTCACCTGCTCAACCAGGGAATGGAAGTGCGTGTACTGATGCCCAGATTTGGCAGTATTAATGAAAGGAGGCACCGTCTGCATGAAGTTGTAAGGCTTTCCGGTATGAACATCATTATTGACGATGATGATTTTCCGCTGATTATCAAAGTTGCTTCATTACCCGGCGCCCGCCTTCAGGTGTATTTTCTTGATAATGAAGACTTTTTTAAACGCAAATACGACTTTACCGACGAACATCATAAATTCTATGATGATAACGCCGAACGGATGATTTTCTTCTGTAAGGGTGCGCTGGAAACCGTAAAAAAGTGGGGATGGCCGCCTGATATTATTCATTGCCACGGCTGGATGACAAGCCTTGTTCCTATGTATATAAAAACCGTTTACAAGAAAGAACCTGTCTTTCACAATTCAAAAGTGGTTTATTCCGTTTACGATAATCCTTTTGAGGGATCACTCGGCAAATCGTTTAACACCAAAGCATTGATACATAAGGATATTAAGGAGACAGACTTTGACTTTTATAAGAAAGGCGATTTCACCGGGCTTAATAAGGGCGGCATTGCACATGCTGATGCCATCATCCTGGGCGATCAAAAGATAGATAAGACGCTGAAGACTTTCATGAAAGCACAGAAAAATAAACCGGTCATGGAGTTCATGAACGGCGAATCATTTCCTGCCGCCTACCAGGAATTTTATGCATCGCTTACAAAAAAATGA
- a CDS encoding DUF4270 domain-containing protein yields the protein MMLRNVAGWLLLAAVALFSCNKTTEIGVGILPPSSDINATFTDTFKVVTTPMRQDSLVTSSQFYSLLGNMYDPIFGKSYAAIFTEFQLPTTAIDLGNPDTLFIDSVVLTMGYFKTYGYADVPQSFTVHEVTEKMSPKPDDGYFSNKSFATGAEVLGRKQLLVPALNDSIEVLGVTFPPHLRIRLSDRFGQDLLDQSGQASLATDSAFKEYFHGLLIQPDTVATPYAASMLYLAMLSSVSGLRIYWHTPAKSKLNINFPVSTSEVKTNYFRHAYAGTVVASHLQVETQDGDSLLFIQSMAGIRTRVSIPNLLNLHDVIINKAELVISQRLDPNRADSVFKPPVQLLIVTLDSAGKIKAIPDNDDVNHAFPSYGGNRVEFGILPGDTVAQYKFNISQQVQLLIDGKITDYGLFLINNSAQETADRLMAGGGNRDDVYKTKLNIIYTPIE from the coding sequence ATGATGTTAAGGAATGTAGCGGGTTGGTTGCTTTTGGCGGCTGTTGCACTCTTTTCCTGCAATAAAACTACAGAAATCGGGGTGGGCATTCTGCCTCCTTCCTCTGATATCAATGCCACTTTTACGGATACATTTAAAGTGGTTACCACGCCAATGCGCCAGGATTCGCTGGTGACAAGCAGCCAGTTTTACAGCCTGCTTGGTAATATGTATGACCCCATCTTTGGAAAATCATACGCCGCCATCTTCACCGAATTCCAGTTGCCGACAACGGCTATTGACCTTGGTAATCCAGATACTTTGTTCATTGATTCAGTGGTACTTACCATGGGTTACTTTAAAACCTATGGCTATGCTGATGTTCCACAATCATTTACCGTTCATGAAGTGACGGAAAAGATGAGCCCAAAACCTGATGACGGTTATTTTTCCAATAAATCATTTGCCACCGGTGCGGAAGTACTCGGCAGGAAGCAGTTGCTGGTGCCGGCATTGAATGACAGTATTGAAGTGCTGGGCGTAACCTTCCCTCCACACCTTCGTATCCGGCTTTCCGACAGGTTCGGACAGGATCTGCTTGATCAGTCAGGGCAGGCCAGCCTGGCCACTGATTCCGCATTCAAGGAATATTTTCATGGTTTGCTCATTCAACCCGACACCGTTGCCACACCGTATGCGGCAAGCATGCTTTATCTGGCCATGCTGTCTTCGGTGAGTGGTCTGCGCATCTACTGGCACACACCGGCCAAGAGTAAGCTGAATATCAATTTCCCGGTAAGCACCAGTGAAGTAAAAACAAATTATTTCCGTCACGCCTATGCCGGCACCGTGGTGGCGAGTCATCTGCAGGTTGAGACACAAGATGGCGACAGTCTTCTTTTTATTCAATCCATGGCAGGTATCAGAACGAGGGTGAGCATACCGAATTTGCTGAACCTGCATGATGTGATCATTAATAAAGCTGAACTGGTGATTTCTCAGCGTTTGGATCCCAACAGGGCCGATAGCGTATTCAAACCGCCGGTGCAGTTGTTGATTGTGACGCTCGACAGTGCGGGTAAAATCAAAGCTATTCCGGATAATGATGATGTGAATCATGCATTTCCATCCTATGGTGGCAATAGGGTGGAGTTTGGCATCCTGCCCGGCGATACGGTGGCACAATACAAGTTTAACATTTCGCAGCAGGTACAATTGCTGATCGATGGTAAAATCACCGATTATGGGCTATTCCTCATTAATAACAGTGCGCAGGAAACGGCCGACCGCCTGATGGCGGGCGGCGGCAACCGGGATGATGTGTATAAGACCAAACTCAATATCATTTACACTCCCATCGAATAA
- a CDS encoding T9SS type A sorting domain-containing protein encodes MKRILIMICSMMLGMLAINTAGLAQNEANTWYFGNFAGIDFNSGAAVSLTDGVMNATEGCASISDKNTGSILMYTNGAKVWNADHQLMANGTGLTGASSSAQAAVIVPDPGNSDQYYIFTAGEYFSGGSDGYRYSIVDMSQNGGLGAVTAVKNILLYAPACEKLAVIKNSAGTGYWITTHEWNGANFVCYELTETGISSPVYSAAGTAYSNYNRIGCMKFSPDGSRLATVLSGLDQAEVYNFDASTGTVSDAMNLGTITNSFPYVYGIAFSPNGKRLYVDEENNSNLFQFDLDAGSLAEIIASKTIVGTSSSSAMQTMQLGPDKRLYICRNGSSSLAVVNDPDVAGTGCNFVDYGFYLVQATCVYGLPAFIENVFGTEPVQQVFVAASDTDICEKFCINFYDQSLNSPTAWYWEFQGASPPTSSQQNPDNICYDTPGSYDVLLVTTNTDGEDTLLLSDYITVYATPPFPIITQDGSLLTCSPAAAYQWQFNGTDIPGATGQTYTVTQSGYYTVIVFEEHGCKNSATVIVTLTGSEDVMADGGIHIYPNPSAGIFHVQTDNLLTFSYTIEVVNALGQVVFRREADSSMQSTAIIDLSDQPAAVYMLRLSAGMQYLTRKLQLVK; translated from the coding sequence ATGAAGCGGATACTGATCATGATTTGTAGCATGATGCTTGGCATGCTCGCAATTAATACTGCCGGCCTGGCGCAAAATGAGGCCAACACCTGGTATTTCGGAAATTTTGCCGGTATTGATTTCAACAGCGGAGCAGCCGTTTCACTTACGGATGGAGTGATGAATGCAACGGAAGGTTGTGCCTCCATCAGCGATAAAAATACAGGCAGCATCCTTATGTATACCAATGGAGCAAAGGTGTGGAATGCCGATCATCAACTGATGGCCAACGGCACAGGACTCACCGGTGCCTCCTCCAGTGCCCAAGCCGCTGTCATCGTTCCGGATCCGGGTAACAGTGATCAGTATTATATTTTTACTGCCGGTGAATATTTCAGTGGTGGAAGTGATGGTTATCGTTACAGCATTGTGGATATGAGTCAGAATGGAGGCCTTGGTGCGGTTACAGCCGTAAAAAATATTCTGCTCTATGCTCCGGCCTGTGAGAAACTGGCAGTGATAAAAAACAGTGCCGGCACAGGCTATTGGATTACCACACATGAATGGAACGGTGCAAATTTCGTTTGTTATGAATTGACGGAAACAGGAATTTCATCACCCGTCTATTCAGCTGCGGGCACAGCTTACAGCAACTACAACCGCATCGGCTGCATGAAATTTTCGCCTGACGGATCGCGGCTTGCTACCGTGCTTTCAGGGCTCGATCAGGCCGAAGTCTATAATTTTGATGCTTCCACCGGAACCGTGTCGGATGCGATGAACCTGGGAACAATCACCAACAGCTTTCCTTATGTCTATGGCATAGCTTTTTCACCCAACGGAAAACGGTTGTACGTCGATGAAGAAAATAATTCCAATCTGTTTCAGTTCGACCTTGATGCCGGTTCACTGGCTGAAATCATTGCAAGCAAAACGATAGTAGGCACTTCTTCTTCATCGGCTATGCAGACGATGCAGCTTGGCCCCGACAAAAGACTCTATATCTGCCGAAACGGTTCCTCCAGTCTCGCCGTCGTCAACGATCCTGATGTAGCCGGCACAGGCTGCAATTTTGTCGATTACGGTTTTTATCTCGTTCAGGCAACCTGTGTTTACGGGCTTCCCGCATTTATTGAAAATGTTTTCGGCACTGAACCAGTACAACAAGTCTTCGTTGCTGCCAGCGATACGGATATCTGTGAAAAATTCTGCATCAACTTCTATGATCAGTCATTGAATAGCCCAACAGCATGGTACTGGGAATTTCAGGGAGCATCGCCGCCCACATCATCCCAGCAAAACCCTGACAATATCTGTTATGATACACCGGGCAGTTATGATGTATTGCTTGTCACTACCAATACCGACGGAGAAGATACACTGCTGCTCAGCGACTACATCACCGTTTATGCCACGCCGCCCTTTCCGATAATAACACAGGATGGTTCTTTGCTGACTTGCAGCCCGGCAGCTGCGTATCAGTGGCAATTTAACGGTACGGACATTCCCGGAGCCACCGGTCAGACCTACACAGTTACTCAGAGCGGATACTATACGGTAATAGTCTTCGAAGAGCACGGTTGCAAAAATTCGGCGACAGTAATCGTCACATTAACGGGTAGTGAAGATGTCATGGCTGATGGTGGCATCCATATCTATCCGAATCCTTCAGCTGGGATCTTCCATGTTCAGACGGATAATCTCTTAACATTCAGTTATACGATAGAAGTAGTAAATGCTCTTGGCCAGGTAGTCTTTCGCAGAGAAGCTGATTCTTCAATGCAAAGCACGGCGATTATTGATTTGTCGGATCAGCCGGCCGCCGTTTACATGCTTCGCCTTTCAGCAGGCATGCAATATCTTACCAGGAAGTTACAGCTCGTAAAATAA